The following proteins are encoded in a genomic region of Cryptomeria japonica chromosome 11, Sugi_1.0, whole genome shotgun sequence:
- the LOC131860405 gene encoding uncharacterized protein LOC131860405 produces MKLISWNVRGCNALEKHCLIKDGLEQMKPDLVCFQETKMSLEEAEMLLKGWRSWKGFFASVVGSSGGLGIIWNPILIKVEELINAHSWQLCKIHSFSINYDFFLINIYGPMKTNLQLETWKQVCVILNNLSQELVVLGGNFNAILDLTDKKGGNVGITASQVGFQNYIAKNGLREVKTNKGCFIWSN; encoded by the coding sequence ATGAAACTCATAAGTTGGAATGTCAGGGGTTGTAATGCCCTTGAAAAGCATTGTCTGATCAAGGATGGGCTTGAACAGATGAAACCAGATTTAGTTTGTTTTCAAGAAACAAAGATGAGTTTGGAGGAGGCAGAAATGTTGTTGAAAGGTTGGAGATCATGGAAAGGGTTTTTTGCGAGTGTTGTGGGTTCCTCAGGTGGACTTGGCATTATCTGGAATCCAATTCTCATTAAGGTGGAGGAGCTCATCAACGCTCATTCATGGCAACTGTGTAAAATTCACTCTTTCAGTATTAACTATGATTTCTTTCTCATTAATATCTATGGGCCAATGAAAACTAACTTGCAACTGGAAACTTGGAAGCAAGTGTGTGTAATTTTAAATAACCTGTCTCAGGAGCTGGTGGTGCTTGGGGGAAACTTCAATGCCATTTTGGACTTGACAGATAAGAAAGGAGGAAATGTGGGAATTACAGCCTCACAAGTGGGTTTCCAAAACTATATTGCTAAAAATGGTTTGAGAGAGGTTAAGACCAACAAAGGTTGTTTTATATGGTCTAATTGA